CATTAATACTTCTATCTTCTTAGCGTCTGCTTAAGATATGATGAGGATTTTGTATAAATTTGCTTTGTGTTTTGCGGCGCTTCTCAATACGCTCTTCTGCCATGCGATCAGCTGCTTTGTAGGTTGGAATGTTATCACGTCGGGCAATGTTGAATACTTCCATAACATTGTCATATAACCCTTTTACTTTCTTAAGCGCACGTTCTTGATTGTAGCCATACAGCTCGTCAGCAACGTTAATAACTCCACCAGCATTGATGACGTAATCCGGAGCATACACAATGCCCATTTCGTGAATCTGATCACCGTGACGCGCTTCTTTCAGCTGATTATTCGCCGCTCCCGCAATTACTTTAGCTTTTAATTGAGGAATCGTGTCATCATTAATTGTAGCTCCTAGTGCACATGGAGCATAAATATCACAATCTACTCCGTAAATCTCATCTGGTTCTACAGCTTTTGCACCGAAGTCCTCCACTGCGCGAGCTACAGATTCTTTATTAATATCTGTAACAATGAGTTGAGCCCCTTCTTCGTGAAGGTGTTTGCAAAGTTTATAAGAAACGTTACCGACACCTTGAACAGCTATTACTTTCCCTTCTAATGAAGGAGAACCAAAGGCTTCCATTGCAGCAGCTTGCATACCGCGGTATACACCATAAGCTGTTACTGGAGATGGATCACCAGAAGAACCAAAGGCAGGCGAGATTCCTGTAACATAGTCCGTTTCTTCATGGATTGTATCCATATCATATACAGTCGTACCTACATCCTCTGCAGTAATGTAACGGCCATTCAGTCCTTGAATATAGCGACCAAATGCACGGAACATTTCTTCATTCTTTTCGGTTTTCGGATCACCAATTATAACCGTTTTACCGCCGCCAAGGCCAAGTCCTGCTGCTGCGTTTTTGTACGTCATCCCTTTTGCTAAACGAAGAGCATCTTCAATTGCTTCTTCTTCTGACGCATATGTCCACATGCGTGTACCTCCAAGGGCAGGTCCAAGCGTTGTATCGTGAATCGCAATAATCGCTTTTAACCCTGAAGCTTCGTCTTGACAAAATAGTAATTGCTCATAATCGTATTCTTTCATATATTTAAAAATTTCCATGGTTCATTTCCCCCTCTAATTTTCCTTTGATGTTAATAGCGCAAGCGCTAATGAATATAATTTACTCTCCGCCGTATCTGAGCGCGAAGTAAGAACAATCGGCGCTTTAGCACCACTGATCACTCCAGCGACCTTTGCCCCAGCAAAGTAAACAAATGATTTATACAATGCATTGGCGACTTCAATCGCAGGAACCAGTAAGATATCTGCCTGGCCAGCCACTTCTGATTGAATTCCTTTTTGGTTCGCCGCTTCAATGGATACCGCATTATCAAACGCAAGCGGTCCATCTACTATACAACCTTTAATTTGCCCTCTTTTTTGCATTTGAGTTAAAGCTGCCGCATCAACAGTGGCAGGCATAGTAGGATTCACAACTTCCACAGCTGCGAGCGGTGCTACTTTAGGTAACTCGATCCCAAGACCATTCGCTACCTCCACAGCATTGGAAATAATCTGTGCTTTCTCTTCTAGTGTTGGCGTTATGTTCATTCCTGAATCGGTTAAGAGTACAAATCTTTCTCGATTTGGTACTTCAAAAACGGCAACGTGAGATAAAACCTTTCCTGCTCGTAAACCATAA
The nucleotide sequence above comes from Pontibacillus chungwhensis. Encoded proteins:
- the yqiS gene encoding phosphate butyryltransferase, with product MKLQDILEKVDQQSKKRVAVAQAADKEVLTAVKHAIEHDLANFLLVGEESEIQRIAEAVELDLSDKRIELKHVSDQSLTATEAVKSVSEGYADVVMKGQIDTKLVLKAVLNKDYGLRAGKVLSHVAVFEVPNRERFVLLTDSGMNITPTLEEKAQIISNAVEVANGLGIELPKVAPLAAVEVVNPTMPATVDAAALTQMQKRGQIKGCIVDGPLAFDNAVSIEAANQKGIQSEVAGQADILLVPAIEVANALYKSFVYFAGAKVAGVISGAKAPIVLTSRSDTAESKLYSLALALLTSKEN
- the bcd gene encoding Leu/Phe/Val dehydrogenase — its product is MEIFKYMKEYDYEQLLFCQDEASGLKAIIAIHDTTLGPALGGTRMWTYASEEEAIEDALRLAKGMTYKNAAAGLGLGGGKTVIIGDPKTEKNEEMFRAFGRYIQGLNGRYITAEDVGTTVYDMDTIHEETDYVTGISPAFGSSGDPSPVTAYGVYRGMQAAAMEAFGSPSLEGKVIAVQGVGNVSYKLCKHLHEEGAQLIVTDINKESVARAVEDFGAKAVEPDEIYGVDCDIYAPCALGATINDDTIPQLKAKVIAGAANNQLKEARHGDQIHEMGIVYAPDYVINAGGVINVADELYGYNQERALKKVKGLYDNVMEVFNIARRDNIPTYKAADRMAEERIEKRRKTQSKFIQNPHHILSRR